Proteins encoded by one window of Candidatus Ancaeobacter aquaticus:
- the arsB gene encoding ACR3 family arsenite efflux transporter, translating to MAIVVHEERQLSIFEKYLTLWVIVCIGLGIGLGKFFPGAAVSLDALSFYKVSIPIAICLFFMMYPIMVKIDFGEVIKAGKTPKPVMLTLFINWLVKPFSMFFIATLFLGVLFKKFLPGTEIVKGGADVELYRSYISGCILLGIAPCTAMVLIWGHLSKGNDGHTLVMVAINSLAMLFLYAPLGGWLLGVNKMPIPWQTILLSVVIYVGLPLLMGYYSRRWIIAHKGFKWFEEKFIHYLTPVSIGALLVTLVLLFSLKGELIIVQPQVIFIIAIPLFIQTCFIFIITYALARWLKLPYRDAAPSALIGASNHFEVAIATAAMLFGLSSGASLATVVGVLIEVPVMLMLVRVCLKTRKAFQ from the coding sequence ATGGCAATTGTAGTACATGAAGAGCGCCAATTAAGTATTTTTGAAAAATATCTAACTCTGTGGGTGATAGTGTGTATTGGGTTAGGTATTGGGCTCGGAAAGTTCTTTCCTGGAGCCGCAGTTTCATTAGATGCTCTGTCCTTTTATAAGGTATCGATACCAATTGCAATATGTCTTTTCTTTATGATGTATCCAATCATGGTAAAGATTGATTTTGGCGAAGTTATCAAAGCAGGAAAAACTCCCAAGCCGGTAATGCTCACTTTATTTATTAACTGGTTAGTTAAGCCGTTTAGCATGTTTTTCATAGCTACTCTATTTCTGGGTGTGCTTTTTAAGAAGTTTTTGCCGGGGACAGAGATTGTAAAGGGTGGTGCGGATGTAGAGCTCTATAGATCATATATTTCCGGTTGTATACTGCTCGGTATTGCGCCGTGCACTGCAATGGTGCTCATATGGGGGCACTTATCAAAAGGAAATGACGGGCATACGCTTGTTATGGTGGCAATAAATTCTCTTGCAATGCTTTTTCTGTATGCTCCTTTAGGCGGGTGGCTATTAGGGGTTAATAAAATGCCGATACCATGGCAGACCATTTTACTATCTGTTGTTATTTATGTCGGACTGCCGCTTTTAATGGGATATTATTCTAGAAGATGGATTATTGCTCATAAAGGATTTAAATGGTTTGAAGAAAAGTTTATTCATTATCTTACCCCTGTATCGATAGGGGCACTACTCGTTACGCTTGTTCTTCTCTTTTCACTTAAAGGAGAATTGATTATTGTCCAACCACAGGTCATATTTATAATTGCCATACCGCTTTTTATCCAGACATGCTTTATTTTTATTATTACCTATGCGCTTGCACGATGGTTAAAACTGCCATACAGAGATGCGGCACCATCAGCGCTTATCGGTGCAAGCAATCACTTCGAGGTAGCAATAGCTACTGCAGCAATGCTTTTCGGATTATCTTCGGGAGCGTCACTTGCGACGGTTGTTGGAGTATTAATTGAAGTACCGGTAATGCTTATGTTGGTAAGGGTATGTTTGAAAACAAGAAAAGCATTCCAATAA
- the crcB gene encoding fluoride efflux transporter CrcB, producing MDKLIYIALGGAVGSVLRYLVSGIFYRYSNGVFPLGTLGVNLIGSLCIGVLWGFFESVTVSVNVRSFLMIGLLGAFTTFSTFTLENFHLLRDGEMKVTLINILVSNVLGIIVVFAGYFFIRSILSFVK from the coding sequence ATGGATAAGCTTATCTACATTGCACTTGGTGGAGCGGTCGGTTCAGTTCTGCGGTATCTTGTCTCCGGAATATTCTACAGATATTCAAATGGTGTTTTCCCTTTAGGAACATTGGGTGTTAATCTTATAGGATCACTTTGTATTGGTGTTCTGTGGGGATTTTTTGAATCGGTGACAGTTTCAGTCAATGTGCGAAGCTTTCTCATGATCGGTCTTCTTGGGGCATTTACAACATTTTCTACATTTACCTTAGAGAATTTTCATTTGTTACGTGACGGTGAAATGAAAGTAACATTAATAAATATTCTTGTAAGTAATGTTCTTGGGATTATAGTTGTGTTTGCAGGTTATTTTTTTATTCGCAGTATTCTAAGTTTTG
- a CDS encoding peptidylprolyl isomerase, producing the protein MKETYMKNSIIKAAVVFLVIVGMQASVAFATTAKARHILVKSRYECENIKNNILNGADFAEMARMYSTCPSGRKGGDLGEFSPGQMVREFDEVVFTEDIGKVHGPVRTQFGFHLIEITERSE; encoded by the coding sequence ACAGTATTATTAAAGCAGCAGTGGTTTTTCTGGTTATTGTTGGCATGCAAGCATCTGTTGCTTTTGCGACAACTGCAAAGGCACGACACATTTTGGTTAAGAGTAGATATGAGTGCGAAAATATAAAAAACAATATTTTAAACGGAGCTGATTTTGCTGAAATGGCGCGTATGTATTCAACGTGTCCTTCAGGACGAAAAGGCGGAGACCTCGGAGAATTTTCACCTGGGCAGATGGTAAGAGAATTTGATGAAGTGGTATTTACTGAAGATATAGGAAAAGTACACGGTCCGGTTAGAACACAGTTTGGCTTCCATCTTATTGAAATTACTGAGAGATCAGAATAG